A genomic stretch from Mycobacterium paraterrae includes:
- a CDS encoding COX15/CtaA family protein: MPYDRAMPIGQSLRRLSRPSLHAQRVIAALVILSQGGIAVTGAIVRVTASGLGCPTWPQCFPGSFTPVAHSEVPRIHQAVEFGNRMITFAVVLTAVLAVLAVIRAHRRREVLVYAWLMPASTVLQAVIGGITVRTGLLWWTVAIHLLTSMLMVWLSVLLFVKVGQPDDGAVDSRVPRPLRMLTALSALTLAAVLLAGTLVTAAGPHAGDTSPNRTVPRLRIEITTLVHAHTSLLIAYLALLIGLGFGLLAVHAPRPVLMRLTVLVAAVFGQAAVGTVQFFTGVPAALVAVHVAGAAICTAATAALWASMRERTQVQSVEG; this comes from the coding sequence TTGCCCTACGATCGGGCGATGCCTATCGGGCAATCACTGCGGCGGTTGTCGCGACCGAGTCTGCACGCTCAGCGAGTCATCGCGGCCCTGGTGATCCTGTCCCAGGGCGGCATCGCCGTCACCGGGGCGATCGTCCGCGTCACCGCGTCGGGGTTGGGCTGTCCTACCTGGCCGCAGTGCTTCCCGGGCAGCTTCACGCCCGTCGCGCACTCCGAGGTGCCCCGGATCCACCAAGCCGTCGAATTCGGCAACCGCATGATCACCTTCGCCGTGGTCCTCACCGCGGTGCTGGCGGTGCTGGCGGTAATCCGTGCTCACCGACGGCGCGAGGTGCTGGTGTACGCCTGGTTGATGCCGGCGTCGACGGTGCTGCAGGCGGTGATCGGGGGCATCACGGTACGAACCGGACTGCTCTGGTGGACGGTCGCGATCCATCTGCTGACGTCGATGCTGATGGTGTGGTTGTCGGTGTTGTTGTTCGTCAAAGTCGGCCAGCCCGACGACGGGGCCGTTGACTCGCGGGTCCCGAGACCGTTGCGAATGCTGACCGCGCTGAGCGCGCTGACGCTGGCCGCGGTCTTACTGGCCGGGACGCTCGTCACTGCCGCCGGCCCGCACGCCGGTGACACCAGCCCTAACCGGACAGTGCCGCGACTCCGGATCGAAATCACCACGCTGGTGCATGCGCACACCTCGCTGTTGATCGCCTATTTGGCGCTCCTGATCGGACTGGGATTCGGGCTGCTCGCCGTGCACGCACCGCGGCCGGTGTTGATGCGGCTGACCGTGCTGGTAGCGGCGGTGTTCGGTCAGGCCGCGGTCGGGACCGTGCAGTTCTTCACCGGCGTGCCGGCGGCCCTGGTGGCGGTCCACGTCGCCGGGGCGGCGATCTGCACGGCAGCCACCGCAGCGCTATGGGCGTCGATGCGAGAGCGGACCCAGGTCCAATCGGTCGAGGGCTGA
- a CDS encoding TetR/AcrR family transcriptional regulator, protein MRNSAEVALETRERIVTAGVAQSSGDGLGGITLGSLAETLGMSKAGVVGPFGSRQELQLAVVAKVGEMFTGAVVEPGLHRPAGLPRLKTVVDHWCSYLADGPFPNGCFMTAASCEVDGQPGELRNAVQHLVRQWRGFLRELVVTAQTAGELRDDVDPDDLVSALNGFAMSANQEIQLLGDRGAGRRAKRLMLAHVDASAPRSSPTT, encoded by the coding sequence ATGAGGAATTCGGCGGAGGTCGCGCTCGAGACCCGCGAGCGCATCGTGACGGCGGGTGTCGCCCAGTCGTCAGGCGACGGCCTGGGTGGCATCACCCTGGGGTCACTCGCGGAGACGCTCGGCATGAGCAAGGCGGGGGTTGTCGGCCCCTTCGGCTCCCGGCAAGAGCTCCAACTCGCTGTGGTCGCGAAAGTGGGCGAGATGTTCACCGGCGCCGTGGTCGAGCCCGGCTTGCACCGCCCGGCGGGATTGCCGCGGCTCAAGACGGTGGTCGACCACTGGTGCAGCTACCTGGCCGACGGCCCGTTCCCGAACGGATGCTTCATGACGGCGGCGTCGTGCGAAGTCGACGGACAACCCGGTGAGCTTCGAAATGCCGTGCAGCACCTCGTCCGTCAATGGCGAGGCTTCCTGCGCGAGCTGGTGGTGACGGCCCAGACCGCCGGCGAGCTGCGCGACGACGTCGATCCCGACGACCTGGTGTCCGCGCTCAATGGCTTCGCGATGTCGGCCAATCAGGAGATCCAACTGCTCGGCGACCGAGGCGCGGGCCGGCGGGCCAAGCGGCTCATGCTGGCCCATGTCGACGCCTCAGCCCCGAGATCCAGCCCTACTACGTGA
- a CDS encoding MBL fold metallo-hydrolase, with the protein MKVRWLGWAGFEIEAAGESLVIDLLGRPEGVLEGTSLEAPMPTVVPPRYPGMVVAGLCTHLHRDHTDADALAAALRPGAPVLHPTSFGGDDHENLWTLKADAELDRNRLSRMAMSYWQTTTVGPFTIAAIPAVDTLGDPQVSWAVEADGKRIIHLGDSMYHGYWWRAAHRHGPFDAVLTPVNGPTVCFPHCQPPSPFPSTLDDRHAAVAARLLGAKLAIPMHYDGFHIDGFYQTRPDELGRFLDAAADEPYETAPLVPGDEIKL; encoded by the coding sequence ATGAAGGTGCGTTGGCTCGGCTGGGCAGGGTTCGAGATCGAAGCGGCGGGAGAGAGCCTGGTCATCGACCTGCTCGGGCGCCCCGAGGGGGTGCTGGAGGGCACCTCACTGGAAGCGCCGATGCCGACGGTGGTGCCGCCGCGATACCCGGGCATGGTCGTTGCCGGGTTGTGCACGCACCTGCACCGCGACCACACCGATGCCGACGCGCTCGCGGCCGCCCTGCGGCCGGGCGCACCAGTGCTTCATCCCACCTCGTTCGGAGGCGACGATCACGAAAACCTGTGGACACTCAAGGCGGATGCCGAGCTCGATCGCAACCGCTTGTCGCGCATGGCAATGAGCTACTGGCAGACGACCACGGTCGGGCCATTCACCATCGCCGCGATACCCGCCGTCGACACGTTGGGCGATCCGCAGGTCTCCTGGGCGGTGGAGGCCGACGGCAAGCGGATCATCCATCTCGGCGACAGCATGTACCACGGCTATTGGTGGCGGGCCGCCCACCGGCACGGCCCGTTCGACGCGGTCCTGACACCGGTCAACGGGCCGACGGTGTGCTTCCCGCATTGCCAGCCACCTAGTCCGTTCCCCTCGACTCTCGACGACCGCCACGCCGCCGTTGCTGCCCGCCTGCTCGGTGCGAAGCTGGCGATTCCCATGCATTACGACGGGTTTCACATCGACGGCTTCTATCAGACCCGGCCCGACGAGCTCGGCCGCTTCCTCGACGCAGCCGCTGACGAGCCGTACGAGACCGCACCACTCGTGCCGGGCGACGAGATCAAACTCTGA
- a CDS encoding ABC transporter permease, protein MLAAQFGLELKLLLRNGEQLLLTMFIPITLLIGLTLLPFGSFGDNRAATFVPAIMALAVISTAFTGQAIAVAFDRRYGALKRLGATALPVWGIIAGKSAAVVTVVFLQSIILGAIGFAVGWRPHPLGLALGAAVIALGTATFAALGLLLGGTLRAEIVLAVANLLWFVFAGLGALTVESGMIGAAVKWAARLTPAGALTESLSRAMSLSVDWFGVAVLVAWATLAGLGALRWFRFT, encoded by the coding sequence ATGCTCGCCGCGCAGTTCGGTTTGGAGTTGAAGTTGCTGCTGCGCAACGGCGAACAACTGTTGCTGACGATGTTCATCCCGATCACACTTTTGATCGGTCTCACCCTGCTGCCGTTCGGGTCGTTCGGCGACAACCGTGCCGCCACTTTCGTCCCGGCGATCATGGCGCTGGCGGTGATCTCGACCGCATTCACCGGCCAGGCCATCGCGGTGGCTTTCGATCGGCGCTACGGCGCACTCAAGCGTCTCGGTGCCACGGCCTTGCCGGTGTGGGGCATCATCGCCGGCAAGTCGGCCGCGGTGGTGACCGTGGTGTTCCTGCAGTCGATCATTCTGGGCGCCATAGGTTTTGCGGTCGGCTGGCGGCCGCACCCACTTGGTTTGGCGCTCGGCGCGGCGGTCATTGCCTTAGGCACCGCGACGTTCGCGGCGCTCGGCCTACTGCTCGGTGGGACGCTGCGCGCCGAGATCGTGCTCGCGGTGGCCAACCTGCTGTGGTTTGTTTTCGCCGGGCTCGGCGCGCTGACCGTCGAATCCGGCATGATCGGCGCCGCCGTCAAATGGGCGGCGCGGCTCACTCCGGCCGGGGCGCTCACCGAGTCATTGTCTCGGGCGATGAGCCTGTCGGTGGACTGGTTCGGCGTCGCGGTGCTCGTCGCGTGGGCCACGCTGGCCGGACTCGGCGCCCTGCGCTGGTTTCGCTTCACCTGA
- a CDS encoding ABC transporter ATP-binding protein produces the protein MSLASQTPVRLRGVVKQYGSTTAVSQLDLEVHTAEVLALLGPNGAGKTTTVEMCEGFIRPDAGNVEVLGLDPITDNARLRPRIGVMLQGGGGYPAARAGEMLKLVASYADDPLDPDWLLATLGLTDAARTTYRRLSGGQQQRLALACALVGRPELVFLDEPTAGMDAQARILVWELIDALRRDGVTVVLTTHQLKEAEELADRLVIIDHGVTVASGTPAELTRSGAKGQLRFSAPPRLDLSLLVSALPEDYRACESTPGEYLVEGTVDPQVLATVTAWCAQINVLATDLRVEQRSLEDVFLELTGRELRS, from the coding sequence GTGAGCCTCGCTTCCCAAACCCCCGTGCGCCTGCGCGGGGTCGTCAAGCAGTACGGCTCGACCACCGCCGTCTCTCAACTGGATCTCGAGGTGCACACCGCCGAGGTGCTGGCGCTGCTGGGCCCCAACGGTGCCGGCAAGACGACGACCGTGGAGATGTGCGAGGGATTCATCCGTCCCGATGCGGGCAACGTCGAGGTGCTCGGGCTTGATCCGATCACAGACAACGCCCGGCTGCGGCCGCGCATCGGCGTGATGCTGCAGGGCGGCGGCGGCTATCCCGCGGCCCGCGCCGGCGAGATGCTGAAACTGGTCGCGTCGTACGCCGACGATCCGCTGGATCCGGACTGGTTGCTGGCCACCTTGGGCCTGACCGACGCGGCGCGTACCACCTACCGACGGCTTTCGGGCGGTCAGCAACAGCGGCTCGCGCTGGCCTGCGCGCTGGTCGGCCGGCCGGAGCTGGTGTTCCTGGACGAGCCCACTGCCGGGATGGATGCTCAGGCCCGAATCCTGGTGTGGGAGCTGATCGATGCGCTGCGTCGCGACGGCGTCACCGTGGTCTTGACCACCCATCAGCTCAAGGAGGCCGAGGAACTCGCCGATCGGCTGGTCATCATCGACCACGGCGTGACGGTGGCGTCCGGGACCCCGGCGGAGCTGACCCGCAGCGGCGCCAAAGGGCAACTACGGTTCAGCGCTCCCCCACGGCTCGACCTGTCGCTGCTGGTGTCGGCGCTGCCTGAGGACTATCGGGCCTGCGAGTCGACGCCAGGCGAGTACCTGGTCGAGGGAACCGTCGACCCGCAGGTGCTGGCCACGGTCACCGCCTGGTGCGCACAGATCAACGTGCTCGCCACCGATTTGCGGGTGGAGCAGCGCAGTCTGGAAGACGTGTTTCTCGAATTGACCGGTCGGGAGTTGCGCTCATGA
- the mptB gene encoding polyprenol phosphomannose-dependent alpha 1,6 mannosyltransferase MptB, translated as MAERHHSLSSSIASLHGDEQAVGQPLNDAEERALRRTRVFGATGTVLMAIGALGAGARPVVQDPTFGVRLLNLPSRIQTVSLTMTTTGATMMALAWLMLGRFALGNRRMSRGELDRTLLLWVLPLLIAPPMFSKDVYSYLAQSQIARLGLDPYRVGPATGLGLGHVFTLSVPSLWRETPAPYGPLFLWIGRGISALTGENIVAAVLCHRLVVLLGVGLIVWATPRLARRCGVAEVSALWLGAANPLLIMHLVAGIHNEAPMLGLMLTGTELALRGLETGDSARPLWPRPWPRASGVRADWAPLGMLLAGSVLIVLSSQIKLPSLLALGFVTMALAQRYGGGLRAFFLAGGLMAVLSLAVMAAVGSASRLGFGWIYTLGTANVVRSWMSPPTLIALGTGQVGILLGLGDHTTAVLSLTRGIGVLIIAVMVAWLLVSVLRGRLHPVGGLGVALGGCVLLFPVVQPWYLLWAIIPLAAWATRPGFRIAVIVVTIVIGVFGPTANGDRFALFQIVDATVASTVVVLLLIALTYDRLPWRPLPNGDPTALDQDPRPDGQTPRPDPVSGAYAKSS; from the coding sequence ATGGCAGAACGCCACCATTCGCTGAGCTCGTCGATCGCCAGCCTGCATGGCGACGAGCAGGCGGTGGGCCAGCCGCTGAACGACGCCGAGGAGCGAGCGCTTCGCCGCACCCGGGTGTTCGGCGCGACGGGCACGGTCCTGATGGCCATCGGCGCGCTCGGCGCCGGGGCGCGGCCGGTAGTGCAGGACCCCACCTTCGGTGTCCGACTACTCAACCTGCCGTCCCGCATCCAGACAGTGTCGCTGACCATGACGACCACGGGGGCGACGATGATGGCGCTGGCCTGGTTGATGCTGGGCCGGTTCGCACTCGGCAACCGGCGAATGTCGCGCGGCGAACTGGACCGCACGCTGCTGCTCTGGGTGCTGCCGTTGTTGATCGCCCCGCCGATGTTCAGCAAGGACGTCTACTCCTACTTGGCGCAGAGCCAGATCGCCCGGTTGGGCCTCGACCCGTACCGGGTGGGCCCAGCGACCGGTCTGGGCTTGGGGCACGTCTTCACGTTGTCGGTCCCGAGCCTCTGGCGGGAGACACCCGCGCCCTACGGCCCGCTGTTCTTGTGGATCGGCCGCGGAATCTCGGCGCTGACCGGGGAGAACATCGTCGCCGCCGTGCTCTGCCACCGGCTGGTGGTGCTGCTCGGGGTCGGCCTGATCGTGTGGGCGACGCCGCGGCTGGCTCGTCGCTGCGGGGTTGCCGAGGTGAGTGCGCTGTGGCTGGGAGCCGCCAATCCGCTGCTGATCATGCATCTGGTCGCCGGCATCCACAACGAGGCGCCGATGCTGGGTCTGATGCTCACCGGCACCGAACTGGCCCTGCGCGGGCTGGAGACTGGGGATTCCGCCCGCCCGCTGTGGCCCCGGCCGTGGCCGCGCGCGAGCGGCGTGCGAGCCGACTGGGCGCCGCTCGGCATGCTGCTGGCCGGATCGGTGCTGATCGTGCTGTCGTCGCAGATCAAACTGCCGTCGTTGCTCGCACTGGGCTTCGTGACGATGGCGTTGGCTCAGCGTTACGGCGGCGGCCTTCGAGCGTTCTTCCTGGCCGGCGGCCTGATGGCGGTGCTGTCGCTGGCGGTGATGGCCGCCGTCGGATCGGCCAGCCGGCTGGGCTTCGGGTGGATCTACACGCTCGGCACCGCGAACGTGGTTCGCAGCTGGATGTCGCCACCGACTTTGATCGCGCTCGGTACGGGGCAGGTCGGCATTCTGTTGGGCCTCGGTGATCACACCACCGCGGTGCTGTCCCTGACCCGAGGCATCGGCGTGCTGATCATCGCCGTGATGGTCGCGTGGCTGCTGGTGTCCGTGCTCCGCGGCCGGCTGCATCCGGTCGGGGGGCTGGGGGTCGCGCTGGGCGGATGTGTGCTGCTATTCCCGGTCGTGCAACCCTGGTACCTGTTGTGGGCGATCATCCCGCTGGCGGCGTGGGCTACCCGGCCCGGCTTCCGGATTGCGGTCATCGTGGTGACGATCGTCATCGGGGTTTTCGGGCCGACAGCCAACGGCGACCGCTTCGCGCTGTTCCAGATCGTCGACGCCACGGTCGCCAGCACGGTGGTGGTGTTGCTGTTGATCGCGCTGACCTACGACCGACTCCCATGGCGGCCGCTGCCCAACGGTGACCCCACCGCTCTCGACCAGGATCCAAGACCCGACGGGCAGACCCCGCGACCCGATCCCGTGTCCGGCGCTTACGCTAAATCGTCGTGA
- a CDS encoding helix-turn-helix transcriptional regulator, whose translation MLDPSPELRHTGVVKFPPPVSSAEAAAAAATHDGQTRSAVIRLLLESGTITAGQIGERLGLSAAGVRRHLDVLIDVGEAESVPAAPWQQAGRGRPAKRYRLTATGRAKLDHSYDDLASAAMRQLREIGGEEAVRSFARRRIDTILSDVEAAESDADEEIEATAERIAGALSKAGYVATTTQVGGPIHGVQICQHHCPVSHVAEEFPELCETEQQAIAEVLGTHVQRLATIVNGDCACTTHVPLAAADTTPTELRRTARAEATTSTKGVSL comes from the coding sequence TTGCTAGACCCGTCACCAGAATTGCGTCACACTGGTGTTGTGAAATTCCCCCCGCCCGTCTCCAGCGCCGAAGCAGCAGCCGCTGCCGCGACGCATGACGGTCAGACCCGCAGCGCCGTCATCCGGCTGCTGTTGGAGTCCGGGACTATCACCGCCGGACAGATCGGCGAACGACTCGGCCTGTCGGCGGCGGGAGTGCGACGCCACCTCGACGTCCTCATCGACGTGGGGGAGGCCGAGTCCGTTCCCGCCGCGCCGTGGCAGCAGGCCGGACGAGGACGCCCGGCCAAGCGTTACCGCCTGACCGCGACCGGACGGGCGAAGCTGGACCACAGCTACGACGACCTCGCGTCGGCGGCGATGCGTCAGCTGCGCGAGATCGGCGGCGAAGAAGCGGTCCGCAGTTTCGCCCGTCGCCGCATCGACACGATCCTGTCCGACGTCGAGGCGGCCGAGTCCGACGCTGACGAGGAGATCGAGGCGACCGCCGAGCGGATTGCCGGCGCGTTGTCCAAAGCCGGCTACGTCGCAACCACCACACAGGTGGGCGGTCCGATCCACGGCGTGCAGATCTGTCAGCATCATTGCCCGGTGTCGCACGTCGCCGAGGAATTCCCGGAGCTGTGCGAAACCGAGCAGCAGGCGATCGCGGAAGTCCTCGGGACTCACGTGCAGCGGCTGGCGACAATCGTCAACGGCGACTGTGCCTGCACCACCCACGTGCCGCTCGCCGCGGCGGACACCACACCGACTGAACTTCGGCGCACAGCCCGCGCCGAAGCCACCACGAGCACCAAAGGAGTGTCGTTATGA
- the sufB gene encoding Fe-S cluster assembly protein SufB, whose amino-acid sequence MTLTPEAAKTAVPETLTQEETIASLGRYGYGWSDSDVAGASAQRGLSEAVVRDISAKKSEPEWMLEHRLKALRIFERKPMPNWGSNLEGIDFDNIKYFVRSSEKQAATWDDLPEDIRNTYDKLGIPEAEKQRLVSGVAAQYESEVVYHSIREDLEAQGVIFLDTDSGLREHPEIFQQYFGTVIPAGDNKFSALNSAVWSGGSFIYVPPGVHVDIPLQAYFRINTENMGQFERTLIIVDEGAYVHYVEGCTAPIYKSDSLHSAVVEIIVKPGGRCRYTTIQNWSNNVYNLVTKRARAEAGATMEWVDGNIGSKVTMKYPAVWMTGEYAKGEVLSVAFAGEGQHQDTGAKMLHLAPNTSSNIVSKSVARGGGRASYRGLVQVNKGSHGSRSSVKCDALLVDTISRSDTYPYVDIREDDVTMGHEATVSKVSDNQLFYLMSRGLTEDEAMAMVVRGFVEPIAKELPMEYALELNRLIELQMEGAVG is encoded by the coding sequence ATGACCCTCACCCCGGAGGCCGCCAAGACGGCCGTACCCGAGACGCTGACCCAGGAGGAGACGATCGCCTCGCTGGGCCGCTACGGCTACGGCTGGTCGGACTCCGACGTGGCCGGTGCCAGCGCGCAGCGTGGGCTGTCGGAGGCGGTGGTCCGCGACATCTCGGCCAAGAAGAGCGAGCCCGAGTGGATGCTCGAGCACCGGCTCAAGGCGCTGCGGATCTTCGAGCGCAAGCCGATGCCGAACTGGGGGTCCAACCTCGAAGGCATCGACTTCGACAACATCAAATACTTCGTGCGGTCGAGCGAGAAGCAGGCCGCCACCTGGGACGACCTGCCCGAGGACATCCGCAACACCTACGACAAGCTGGGCATCCCCGAGGCGGAGAAGCAGCGACTGGTCTCAGGCGTGGCGGCGCAATACGAGTCGGAGGTCGTCTACCACTCGATCCGCGAAGACCTCGAGGCCCAGGGCGTCATCTTCCTGGACACCGACTCTGGGTTGCGTGAGCATCCCGAGATCTTCCAGCAGTACTTCGGCACCGTGATCCCGGCCGGCGACAACAAATTCTCGGCGCTGAATTCCGCTGTGTGGAGTGGTGGTTCGTTCATCTACGTCCCGCCGGGGGTGCACGTCGACATCCCGCTGCAGGCCTACTTCCGGATCAACACCGAGAACATGGGCCAATTCGAGCGGACGCTGATTATCGTCGACGAGGGCGCCTACGTGCACTACGTCGAGGGCTGTACCGCGCCGATCTACAAGAGCGACTCGCTGCACTCCGCGGTTGTCGAGATCATCGTCAAGCCCGGCGGCCGTTGCCGCTACACCACGATCCAGAACTGGTCGAACAACGTTTACAACCTGGTCACCAAGCGGGCCCGGGCCGAGGCGGGCGCGACCATGGAATGGGTCGACGGCAACATCGGATCCAAGGTCACGATGAAGTACCCGGCGGTCTGGATGACAGGTGAATACGCCAAAGGTGAGGTGTTGTCGGTCGCGTTCGCCGGCGAGGGTCAGCACCAGGACACCGGCGCCAAGATGCTGCACCTGGCGCCCAACACGTCGAGCAACATCGTGTCCAAGTCCGTCGCGCGCGGCGGTGGCCGGGCCTCCTACCGCGGTCTGGTGCAGGTGAACAAGGGCTCACACGGCTCGCGGTCAAGCGTGAAATGTGATGCGCTGCTGGTGGATACGATCAGCCGCAGCGACACCTACCCTTACGTCGACATCCGTGAGGACGACGTCACGATGGGGCACGAGGCCACCGTGTCCAAGGTCAGCGACAACCAGTTGTTCTACCTGATGAGCCGCGGGCTGACCGAGGACGAGGCGATGGCGATGGTGGTGCGCGGCTTCGTCGAGCCGATTGCCAAGGAACTCCCGATGGAGTACGCCCTGGAGCTCAACCGGCTGATCGAGCTGCAAATGGAAGGCGCGGTCGGCTAG
- the sufD gene encoding Fe-S cluster assembly protein SufD — MTGLTEAVEGSALAAANKGELFSSFDVNAFEVPGGRDELWRFTPLKRLHGLHDGSAHATASAKITVGDAANVRVENVRRGDERLGQGGVPADRVAAQAFSSFNAATIVSVDRDTQVAEPIEITVEGPGAGAVAYGHLQVRVDELGEAVVVIDQRGSGTYADNLEFVVGDAARLTVVWIADWADDAVHVSAHHARLGKDAVLRHVAITLGGDVVRMTGNVRFAAPGGDAELLGLYFADDGQHLESRLLVDHAQPDCKSNVLYKGALQGDPDSKRPDAHTVWIGDVLIRAEATGTDTFEVNRNLVLTDGARADSVPNLEIETGEIAGAGHASATGRFDDEQLFYLRARGIPEEQARRLVVRGFFNEIIAKIAVPDIRERLTAAIEHELAITESRTTAS; from the coding sequence GTGACGGGATTGACTGAAGCGGTTGAGGGTTCGGCCCTCGCCGCTGCCAACAAGGGTGAGCTGTTCTCGTCGTTCGACGTCAACGCCTTCGAGGTGCCGGGCGGCCGCGACGAGCTCTGGCGGTTCACCCCGCTCAAGCGCCTGCACGGCCTGCACGACGGTTCGGCCCACGCCACGGCGTCGGCGAAGATCACCGTCGGTGACGCGGCCAATGTGCGGGTCGAGAACGTGCGCCGTGGTGACGAGCGACTCGGGCAGGGCGGTGTACCCGCCGACCGGGTTGCCGCGCAAGCTTTTTCGTCGTTCAACGCCGCGACCATCGTTTCCGTCGACCGCGACACTCAGGTGGCCGAGCCGATCGAGATCACCGTGGAGGGGCCCGGCGCCGGCGCGGTGGCCTACGGGCACTTGCAGGTGCGGGTCGACGAGCTGGGCGAAGCGGTCGTCGTCATCGACCAGCGCGGCAGCGGAACCTACGCCGACAATCTGGAATTCGTCGTGGGTGACGCGGCCCGGCTGACAGTCGTCTGGATCGCCGACTGGGCGGATGACGCCGTGCATGTGAGCGCGCATCACGCCCGCCTCGGCAAGGACGCCGTGCTGCGCCACGTCGCGATCACGCTCGGCGGTGACGTGGTGCGGATGACCGGCAACGTGCGTTTTGCCGCGCCCGGCGGTGACGCCGAGTTGCTCGGTCTGTACTTCGCCGACGACGGGCAGCATTTGGAGTCGCGCCTGCTGGTCGATCACGCGCAGCCGGACTGCAAATCCAACGTCCTCTATAAGGGCGCGCTGCAAGGTGATCCGGACTCGAAGCGACCGGATGCCCACACCGTGTGGATCGGCGATGTGCTGATCCGGGCCGAGGCGACCGGCACCGACACCTTCGAGGTCAACCGCAACCTGGTGCTGACCGACGGTGCCCGCGCCGACTCGGTGCCCAATCTGGAAATCGAGACCGGTGAAATCGCCGGCGCCGGGCACGCCAGTGCCACCGGAAGATTCGACGACGAGCAACTGTTCTACCTACGTGCCCGCGGCATCCCTGAAGAGCAGGCCCGCAGACTGGTGGTCCGCGGCTTCTTCAACGAGATCATCGCCAAGATCGCGGTACCCGACATCCGTGAACGCCTGACCGCAGCCATCGAACACGAACTGGCCATTACCGAATCGAGAACCACCGCATCATGA
- the sufC gene encoding Fe-S cluster assembly ATPase SufC — protein sequence MTTLEIKDLHVSVENATDGDDIGILNGVDLTIRSGETHAVMGPNGSGKSTLSYAIAGHPKYRVTSGSITLDGQDVLAMSVDERARAGLFLAMQYPVEVPGVSMSNFLRSAATAVRGDAPKLRHWVKEVKAAMEELDIDQAFGERSVNEGFSGGEKKRHEILQLGLLKPKIAILDETDSGLDVDALRVVSEGVNRYAEAEHGGILLITHYTRILRYIRPQFVHVFVGGRIIESGGPELADELEENGYERFTSHTAAASGA from the coding sequence ATGACAACCCTGGAAATCAAAGACCTCCACGTCAGCGTCGAAAACGCCACGGACGGCGACGATATCGGCATCCTCAACGGCGTCGACCTGACGATCCGCTCAGGCGAGACCCACGCGGTGATGGGTCCCAACGGCTCCGGCAAGTCGACGCTGTCGTATGCGATCGCCGGGCACCCCAAGTACCGCGTCACGTCCGGCTCGATCACACTCGACGGTCAGGACGTGCTGGCCATGAGCGTCGACGAGCGCGCCCGCGCCGGGCTGTTCCTGGCCATGCAATACCCAGTCGAGGTGCCCGGTGTGTCCATGTCGAACTTCCTGCGTTCGGCCGCCACAGCGGTCCGCGGTGACGCACCGAAGCTGCGGCACTGGGTCAAAGAGGTCAAGGCCGCCATGGAGGAACTGGACATCGACCAGGCCTTCGGCGAACGTAGCGTCAACGAAGGGTTCTCCGGCGGCGAGAAGAAGCGCCACGAGATCCTGCAGCTCGGACTCCTGAAGCCGAAGATCGCGATCCTCGACGAAACCGACTCCGGTCTGGATGTCGACGCGCTGCGCGTGGTCAGTGAGGGCGTCAACCGCTACGCCGAAGCCGAACACGGCGGCATTCTGCTGATTACGCACTACACCCGGATCTTGCGCTACATCCGTCCGCAGTTCGTCCACGTCTTCGTCGGCGGCCGGATCATCGAGTCCGGCGGTCCGGAACTTGCCGACGAGCTCGAAGAGAACGGCTATGAGCGCTTCACGAGTCACACGGCCGCCGCTTCGGGGGCCTGA